CTGGCGAAGTTGGCGCCCGCGCTCAAGAGCGCGGGACTACAGCGCGTGAGCGTGAGCCTCGATTCGTTGGACGACGCGGTCTTCCGCGCGATGAACGACGTCGACGTGCCGGTGCAGCGCGTGCTCGACGGCATCGATGCGGCTGCGGCAGCCGGATTGGGGCCGATCAAGATCAACGTCGTGGTCAAGCGCGGCCTCAACGATGGCGGTATCGTGCCGCTGGCCGCTCATTTCCGCGGCAGCGGGCACATCGCGCGCTTCATCGAGTACATGGATGTGGGCACGACCAACGGCTGGCGGCTGGACGACGTCGTACCTGCCGCCGAGGTCGTGCGCGCGATCGACGCGGTCTTCCCGCTCGAGCCGCTGGCGCCGAACTATCCCGGCGAGGTGGCCAATCGCTATCGGTATAGGGACGGAGCCGGCGAGATCGGCGTCATCGCGTCGGTCACGCAGCCGTTCTGCGGCGACTGCTCGCGCGCGCGGCTATCATCTGAAGGGCTGCTGTACACGTGTCTCTTCGCGGCCGCCGGGCGCGACCTGCGCGGCCTGCTGCGCGGCGGTGCGGGCGATGCCGAGGTCGCGGACTTCATCGGCGGTGTGTGGCGCGCGCGCGACGACCGGTATTCAGAACTGCGGACGAACGAAACGGCCCAGCTACCGAAGGTCGAGATGTCGCATATCGGCGGCTAGCCGCCGCCGATACGCTCCGAAGCTACTTGTGCCCCTTGACCTGTGCTTCCGTGACGGGCGAAGCTTTGTTGCCCCACGACGTGCGGATGTAGGTGATCACCGCTGCGATCTGCGCATCGGTCAGCTTGCCGTGCCACGAGGGCATGGCGCCGTTGAACGTCTGGCCGTTGACCTTGATCTGGCCGTGCAGGCCGTTCGCGACGATGCCGATGACGGCGCCGGCATCACCTGTCACCGCCGGATTGCCGGCCAGCGCCGGAAACGCGCCGGCAAGGCCTTGGCCGCTCGCGCCGTGACAGCTCGCGCAATTGGTGCCGTAGACGGCAGAGCCGTCAGGGCCCGCCGCGGCGCTCGCACCGGGCGACGGTGACGGCGTCGCCGGCATCGCACCGAGCCCGGCGACCGGCGTCAAACCAGCTGGACTTGCTTTGCGCTCCGCATCGATCGCCTTGGCCGAGTACATGCTCAGTCCGACGATCGTGATGATCGTCAACGCGGTGACGCCCATCATGAACGGCCGTTTGGCGATCGCCCGGCTCGGATTGCGGTCGATCCACGGCAGCAGTAAGAGCACGAGCGAAAACACGCCGGGCAGGACGACCGTCGCGACCAGCGTGAGGACGCCCGCGGGCGCGAGCCGCAAGATGCCGTAGAGCGAGTAGAAATACCACGCCGGTGCCGGGATGAAGCCGCCAAAGTTCGGATCGGCTTTCGGCAGCAGCGGCGTCGGCATGAAGATGGCGAGCCCAACGATGACCAGGAACGCGGTGAACGCGATGATAGAATCCATAAAGATCTGCTCGGGATAGAAATACCCGACAGTCTTCGGCTTCTCGTCCTGCGCCGGACCTGCCGGACCGTTGTGCCGGAAGATGAACAGGTGAAGACCGACTAGCCCCACGAGCAACGCGGGCGTCATCCAGACGTGGATGCCGAAGAAGCGGCCGACGGTCAGCGTGCCGAGCGTCGAACCGTCGTTGAGGAAGCTCGCGATCTGCGGACCGATGACGGGCACGGTGGCGGCGATATTGATGCCGACCTGGGTCGCGTAGTACGCATTGAGATCCCAGGGCAGCAGGTATCCGGTGAAGCCGAGGATGAGCGTGAAGAAGAACAGCGTGACGCCGACCACCCACTGGATCTCGCGCGGGCGCTTGTAGGCCCCGAACACCAGGACTTGCAGCAAGTGGAGCGTCACCAGGATGATCATCGCCGACGCCCCCCAGTCGTGCAGGCTGATCATGAACTGGCCGAACGTCACATGCTCGTAGATGAATCTGGTCGATTCCCAAGCGGTGACCGACGACGGCGCATAGTAGAACGTGAGGAAGATACCGGTCACGATCTGCATCGTCAGCAAGATGAGCGTCACGCTGCCGAAGACGTACCAGTAGCTGGCACCGCCGGGTATGTCCTCGGTGAGGGCCGCCTTGAGCGCCGAGACCAGACCGGTGCGTTGTTCGATCCAAGCTAACATGTCCGGCGCTCCCTTACGAGTACGAGACGATCATGCGATAAGGCACATTGGCGAAGTACTTCACCCACTCGACTTCAGCCATTCCGTCCTGCGTGCGGAACGGCACGGGATCGAGTCCGCGCGGCGCCGGACCGATGTACGAGCCGTCTGGCTTCTTCATGTGCACGCCGAGCTTGCTGAACTGCGAACCGTGGCACGGGCACAGAAAGGCTTTGAGGCCGTCGTCCCAATCGAACTTGCACTGCAGGTGCGGGCAGACCGAGCTGAACACGACGAAGCCCAGCACGCCGACGTCGAACGACACGTCGCCGCGCGATGCTGGATCGAACAGATCCGGCCGCTGCTCGCGGAACTGGCGCTCCTCGTCGGCGTTCATGTGGATGCCCCAGACGTAGTAATCGTTATCGCTGACCAGGTATCCGTCGACGACGTTCTTCTTCGTGAAGTGGATCTTGACGGGCTTATCGATGCTCGCTTTGAGCGCGTTGAACTCGTCAGGGGACAAGGGCGACCAGCCCTTGTTGGCGTTGAGCAGCTCCGGTCTGGGCACAAGCGCGGTCACGAGCGGAATCGCCAGGCCCAGGCTGACGAAGCCGCCGATGGCGACCGTCGCTTGCGCCATGAATCGGCGGCGGCCCATCTCCTCAGGGTCTTTTGGTGCTTGCGGAGCGGTGGGATCTTCCGACACGAAAACTACCTCCGAGGTGCGACGTCCGGCGGCGCAGACGGGCGCACGCCGCCTGCAACATGCAAAGCGTGCCGGGCGCGTAGTTTGGCTCCAGGCCCCGCCCGGCCTTCGTGGGCGCAGTGAAAAACGCGATTTTAGTCGCGTCACGCGGGACCGCGAAGGTGGTTCCCTGGCGGCGCGGCAAACGAGCATGCGTTTTGGAACCTGTGGATAGGCGGGAGATCCAGGCAAAGGCGAGCGCGCAGTTCTCCGCGACCGCGGAGCGCTACGTCGATAGCGCGCGCCATGCAAACGGCGACGACCTGGCCCGGCTGGTGGAGCTCGCGCAGCCAGGCGGGCGCGAGCGCGTGCTCGACATCGCGACTGGCGCCGGCCATACCGCGCTCGCCTTCGCGCCGCACGTCGCCGAGGTCGTCGCCAGCGATCTCACGCCGCGCATGCTCGAAGTCGCGCAGGAGCTTGCCGCGAAACGCGGCGTGGGCAACGTGCGCTTCGTCCAGGCGCAAGCCGAGGCGCTGCCGTTCGACGACGCCAGCTTTGATCTCGTGACCTGCCGCGTGGCGCCGCATCACTTCGCCGATCCGGTCGCGTTCGTCCACGAAGTCGCGCGCGTGCTGCGTCCGGGCGGCCGCTTCTTGCTCGACGACCAGATGGCGCCTGACGACCCGCAGCTCGACGAGTTCGTCAACCGGTTCGAGATGTGGCGCGATCAGAGCCACGTGCGCGCCTACACCGCACGGGAATGGCAAGGGTGGATCGAGGCCGCGGGCATGCGCGTCGAGCTGGTGGAAGAGATCGAGCGCGGATCGTACGATTTCGCGGACTGGACAGCGCGTGCGAGCATGCCGGCAGACCAGCGCGACGCGCTGGAACGCTGGCTGCTCGCAGCTCCGGAGCGCTGCGCCCAGTTCTTCAGGATCGAATCCGACGGCGACCGCGTCCGCTCGTTGCGCGCCTGTTTCGCCATCATCGCCGCGCGCAAACCGGAGGTGCCCGCATGATCCCGATCATTCTCGCCGCCGTGCTCGTGGCCAGCGCGCCGACTGGGGCGCCGCCGAGCGCCGCGCAAGCTGCAGCGGCGGCACACAAGGCCGCCGCCCAAAAGGCGATCGACGCCGGCAACGCGGCCTATATCTCGACATGGCAGCACGGCGACGCGCACGCCTTTGCGATGCTCTACACTCCCGATGCAGCATCGATCTCCGACGACGGCACGATCACCCGCGGCCGCGCCGCGATCGAGGCGGCGCAGGCCAAGGCCTTCGCGACTTCGTCCCTGCTCAAGGGCACGATCACCACGGAGGATCTCGTCGTCGAGGACTCGATCGGCTACGAGATGGGAAGCTATTCGTTCACGCTCAAAGCGCCCGGCAAACCGGCGGTCGTCCTCACCGGGCGCTATCTGACGATCTGGCAGCAGCAACCCGACGGCACCTGGCTCATCAAGACCGATTCAGGGCTGTCCGATCGCACCTGCACGAAGAGACCATCATGACGACGCCATGCGCCAATTGCGGCACCCCGCTGCCCGAGAACGCCAACTTCTGTCCGAAATGCGGCGCGGCGACGGGGCTGCAAAGCGCGCCGGCGCCGTCCAAAGGTATGCCGTCGTGGCTGATCGTCTTGCTGATCGTGGCCGCGGTGTGCTTCTTGGCGTTACCGGTGTTCGGGCTCGTCGCGGCGATCCTTATCCCCAACTTCATCCACGCGCGCGCCGAGAGCACGCTCGTCGCCGACGAGAACAATCTCAAGACTATCGCCGCC
Above is a genomic segment from Candidatus Eremiobacteraceae bacterium containing:
- a CDS encoding cytochrome b N-terminal domain-containing protein, with the protein product MLAWIEQRTGLVSALKAALTEDIPGGASYWYVFGSVTLILLTMQIVTGIFLTFYYAPSSVTAWESTRFIYEHVTFGQFMISLHDWGASAMIILVTLHLLQVLVFGAYKRPREIQWVVGVTLFFFTLILGFTGYLLPWDLNAYYATQVGINIAATVPVIGPQIASFLNDGSTLGTLTVGRFFGIHVWMTPALLVGLVGLHLFIFRHNGPAGPAQDEKPKTVGYFYPEQIFMDSIIAFTAFLVIVGLAIFMPTPLLPKADPNFGGFIPAPAWYFYSLYGILRLAPAGVLTLVATVVLPGVFSLVLLLLPWIDRNPSRAIAKRPFMMGVTALTIITIVGLSMYSAKAIDAERKASPAGLTPVAGLGAMPATPSPSPGASAAAGPDGSAVYGTNCASCHGASGQGLAGAFPALAGNPAVTGDAGAVIGIVANGLHGQIKVNGQTFNGAMPSWHGKLTDAQIAAVITYIRTSWGNKASPVTEAQVKGHK
- a CDS encoding nuclear transport factor 2 family protein produces the protein MIPIILAAVLVASAPTGAPPSAAQAAAAAHKAAAQKAIDAGNAAYISTWQHGDAHAFAMLYTPDAASISDDGTITRGRAAIEAAQAKAFATSSLLKGTITTEDLVVEDSIGYEMGSYSFTLKAPGKPAVVLTGRYLTIWQQQPDGTWLIKTDSGLSDRTCTKRPS
- a CDS encoding Rieske 2Fe-2S domain-containing protein — encoded protein: MSEDPTAPQAPKDPEEMGRRRFMAQATVAIGGFVSLGLAIPLVTALVPRPELLNANKGWSPLSPDEFNALKASIDKPVKIHFTKKNVVDGYLVSDNDYYVWGIHMNADEERQFREQRPDLFDPASRGDVSFDVGVLGFVVFSSVCPHLQCKFDWDDGLKAFLCPCHGSQFSKLGVHMKKPDGSYIGPAPRGLDPVPFRTQDGMAEVEWVKYFANVPYRMIVSYS
- the moaA gene encoding GTP 3',8-cyclase MoaA; the protein is MTATTDTRSRPLRDLRISVTDRCNFRCTYCMPKEFFGRDFHFLPAAQLLTFEEIARLARIFAGLGVEKLRLTGGEPLLRRDLPTLITMLAPIPGIRDLTLTTNGALLAKLAPALKSAGLQRVSVSLDSLDDAVFRAMNDVDVPVQRVLDGIDAAAAAGLGPIKINVVVKRGLNDGGIVPLAAHFRGSGHIARFIEYMDVGTTNGWRLDDVVPAAEVVRAIDAVFPLEPLAPNYPGEVANRYRYRDGAGEIGVIASVTQPFCGDCSRARLSSEGLLYTCLFAAAGRDLRGLLRGGAGDAEVADFIGGVWRARDDRYSELRTNETAQLPKVEMSHIGG
- a CDS encoding methyltransferase domain-containing protein → MDRREIQAKASAQFSATAERYVDSARHANGDDLARLVELAQPGGRERVLDIATGAGHTALAFAPHVAEVVASDLTPRMLEVAQELAAKRGVGNVRFVQAQAEALPFDDASFDLVTCRVAPHHFADPVAFVHEVARVLRPGGRFLLDDQMAPDDPQLDEFVNRFEMWRDQSHVRAYTAREWQGWIEAAGMRVELVEEIERGSYDFADWTARASMPADQRDALERWLLAAPERCAQFFRIESDGDRVRSLRACFAIIAARKPEVPA